A portion of the Myripristis murdjan chromosome 13, fMyrMur1.1, whole genome shotgun sequence genome contains these proteins:
- the LOC115369633 gene encoding zona pellucida sperm-binding protein 3-like isoform X2: MGFSQLAAFVSLLACVRLSDARSLGLKMPTYWGVSAQKPAEVETGTVAEPERDHSRESAQLSGSFQSKQFQQSAQPLPWTFPEDPVSETKVPLKFELRQPVTANSVAVRCGESAVQVEVNQDLLGIGQLIKSEEITLGGCSATEIDDDAHVLIFKSELHECGSTVVMTENAFIYAFTLVYNPKVLGKTNIIRSRSAVIGIECHFPRRLSVSTSPPNPVWMSNKDTKVVEEQLSFSLQRMTDDWKSERPSNKYVLGDVLNVEASVVSNKYTPLRVLVDRCVATLKPDITSDPRHFLISNHGCLMDTRLTGSRSRFLAQSQPDKLQFQIETFRFRQQRTASFQQIYITCDLKALPASSSVTTEHKTCSFDKGWKAVGGEDQFCSCCESSCGMRKARRQNADTEEQWQATITLDPIVVEE; the protein is encoded by the exons ATGGGGTTCAGTCAGCTTGCAGCGTTTGTGTCTTTGCTTGCATGCGTCAGGCTTAGTGATGCTCGATCCCTCGGTTTGAAAATGCCAACATACTGGGGAGTCAGTGCACAGAAGCCTGCTGAGGTGGAAACTGGGACAGTAGCAGAACCTGAGAGAGACCACTCCAGAGAGTCTGCTCAACTATCTGGCAGTTTCCAGTCAAAGCAGTTTCAACAAAGCGCTCAACCACTCCCGTGGACATTTCCTGAAGATCCAGTGTCTGAGACCAAGGTTCCTTTAAAGTTTGAACTGCGGCAGCCAGTGACTGCCAACAGTGTTGCTGTGCGGTGTGGGGAAAGTGCCGTCCAAGTGGAAGTCAATCAGGACCTACTTGGCATTGGCCAGCTGATAAAATCAGAGGAAATCACGCTTGGTGGTTGCTCAGCCACTGAGATAGATGATGACGCTCATGTGCTGATTTTCAAATCTGAGTTGCATGAGTGTGGCAGCACAGTTGTG ATGACAGAGAATGCGTTCATTTATGCCTTCACGCTGGTCTACAACCCCAAAGTGCTGGGCAAAACCAATATCATAAGGAGCAGGAGTGCTGTGATTGGAATTGAGTGCCACTTTCCAAG GAGGCTAAGTGTGAGCACCAGTCCTCCAAATCCTGTCTGGATGTCAAATAAAGATACAAAGGTGGTTGAGGAACAGCTTTCTTTCTCCCTGCAACGCATGACTG ATGACTGGAAGTCTGAAAGACCCTCCAACAAGTACGTCTTAGGAGATGTCCTCAACGTGGAGGCGTCAGTTGtttcaaacaaatacacacccCTCAGGGTCTTGGTGGACCGCTGTGTTGCTACTTTGAAGCCGGACATCACTTCTGACCCAAGACACTTTCTCATCAGCAACCAtgg TTGTCTGATGGATACAAGGCTCACAGGTTCCAGGTCTCGGTTCCTGGCCCAGTCTCAGCCTGACAAGCTCCAGTTTCAAATAGAGACCTTCAGGTTTCGCCAACAAAGGACCGCCTCG TTCCAGCAGATCTACATCACTTGCGACTTGAAGGCCCTTCCAGCTTCCTCATCAGTTACCACTGAGCACAAGACGTGTTCCTTTGACAAGGg GTGGAAGGCAGTTGGTGGAGAGGACCAGTTTTGTTCCTGTTGTGAATCAAGCTGTGGAATGAGGAAGGCTAGACGCCAGAATGCAGATACAG aggaGCAGTGGCAAGCAACAATAACCCTGGACCCCATTGTTGTTGAAGAAtaa
- the LOC115369633 gene encoding zona pellucida sperm-binding protein 3-like isoform X1, whose protein sequence is MGFSQLAAFVSLLACVRLSDARSLGLKMPTYWGVSAQKPAEVETGTVAEPERDHSRESAQLSGSFQSKQFQQSAQPLPWTFPEDPVSETKVPLKFELRQPVTANSVAVRCGESAVQVEVNQDLLGIGQLIKSEEITLGGCSATEIDDDAHVLIFKSELHECGSTVVMTENAFIYAFTLVYNPKVLGKTNIIRSRSAVIGIECHFPRRLSVSTSPPNPVWMSNKDTKVVEEQLSFSLQRMTDDWKSERPSNKYVLGDVLNVEASVVSNKYTPLRVLVDRCVATLKPDITSDPRHFLISNHGCLMDTRLTGSRSRFLAQSQPDKLQFQIETFRFRQQRTASFQQIYITCDLKALPASSSVTTEHKTCSFDKGRWKAVGGEDQFCSCCESSCGMRKARRQNADTEEQWQATITLDPIVVEE, encoded by the exons ATGGGGTTCAGTCAGCTTGCAGCGTTTGTGTCTTTGCTTGCATGCGTCAGGCTTAGTGATGCTCGATCCCTCGGTTTGAAAATGCCAACATACTGGGGAGTCAGTGCACAGAAGCCTGCTGAGGTGGAAACTGGGACAGTAGCAGAACCTGAGAGAGACCACTCCAGAGAGTCTGCTCAACTATCTGGCAGTTTCCAGTCAAAGCAGTTTCAACAAAGCGCTCAACCACTCCCGTGGACATTTCCTGAAGATCCAGTGTCTGAGACCAAGGTTCCTTTAAAGTTTGAACTGCGGCAGCCAGTGACTGCCAACAGTGTTGCTGTGCGGTGTGGGGAAAGTGCCGTCCAAGTGGAAGTCAATCAGGACCTACTTGGCATTGGCCAGCTGATAAAATCAGAGGAAATCACGCTTGGTGGTTGCTCAGCCACTGAGATAGATGATGACGCTCATGTGCTGATTTTCAAATCTGAGTTGCATGAGTGTGGCAGCACAGTTGTG ATGACAGAGAATGCGTTCATTTATGCCTTCACGCTGGTCTACAACCCCAAAGTGCTGGGCAAAACCAATATCATAAGGAGCAGGAGTGCTGTGATTGGAATTGAGTGCCACTTTCCAAG GAGGCTAAGTGTGAGCACCAGTCCTCCAAATCCTGTCTGGATGTCAAATAAAGATACAAAGGTGGTTGAGGAACAGCTTTCTTTCTCCCTGCAACGCATGACTG ATGACTGGAAGTCTGAAAGACCCTCCAACAAGTACGTCTTAGGAGATGTCCTCAACGTGGAGGCGTCAGTTGtttcaaacaaatacacacccCTCAGGGTCTTGGTGGACCGCTGTGTTGCTACTTTGAAGCCGGACATCACTTCTGACCCAAGACACTTTCTCATCAGCAACCAtgg TTGTCTGATGGATACAAGGCTCACAGGTTCCAGGTCTCGGTTCCTGGCCCAGTCTCAGCCTGACAAGCTCCAGTTTCAAATAGAGACCTTCAGGTTTCGCCAACAAAGGACCGCCTCG TTCCAGCAGATCTACATCACTTGCGACTTGAAGGCCCTTCCAGCTTCCTCATCAGTTACCACTGAGCACAAGACGTGTTCCTTTGACAAGGg TAGGTGGAAGGCAGTTGGTGGAGAGGACCAGTTTTGTTCCTGTTGTGAATCAAGCTGTGGAATGAGGAAGGCTAGACGCCAGAATGCAGATACAG aggaGCAGTGGCAAGCAACAATAACCCTGGACCCCATTGTTGTTGAAGAAtaa